From Sphingobacteriales bacterium:
AAAGTGCTGTCGAACCGCAGGCCTCCTTATGGCATTTATGGCGGATTGTTCGATGCATTAAGCGACACGCAGGGAAAAGTATTGCTGGCTGATAACACAGAAACTTTGGAAGCCATGCGTTTATTTGAACAATATGAAGGAGTTGATATTCATCCGGCTGCAGGTGTGGCATTAGCCAGCCTGATGAAGGAAATAAAAGAAAATCGCCTTGATAAAAAAAGCATTATCATGTTAAATATTACCGGAGGAGGAGAAAAGCTGTTTATGAAAAACCATGATTTATATTACCTTAAACCTTCTCTGATTGTTGAGAGTACCATTGAAAAAACAAAACTTGAAGAGCAATTAAAATCATTATGGTAGAAAAATGATTAAAATAGGATTATTAAAAGAAGGAAAAATACCCCCTGACAGAAGAATTGTTTTAACTCCCCACCATGCTTCAGCCCTGATGAAAAAATATCCGGATATTGTGGTGGTTGTGGTGGAAGACAATCAAAACCGCTGTTTTACCAATAACGAATATGAACATGCAGGTGTAGAAGTGGTTCAGGATATCAGCGACTGCGATATTTTACTGGGAGTTAAAGAAGTGCCTGTTAATCAATTGATTGAAGGAAAAACGTATATGTTCTTTTCTCATACCATAAAAAAACAGGAACACAACCGAAGATTGCTTCAGGAAATTCTTAAAAAGAAAATTCGACTGATAGATTATGAGTGCCTTCACGATGTGGAAGGCAACCGCCTGATTGGATTTGGACGGTTTGCCGGAATAGTCGGGGCACAACATGCACTCGTCATGTGGGGAAAATACACTGGCCGTTATGAATTAAAACGGGCAATTGAACATCATGATTATAATCTGCTGATAGAAAGCAATAATAATATTGACCTTGGTAAAGTGAAGATATTTGTTACCGGAAATGGCAGAGTATCGAAAGGTGCAGTTGAATTGCTGGAACATGCAGGAATTAAAAAACTGACAGTCAAAGAATATCTTGCATATCAGGGAGACAGGCCTGTTTATTGTCAGTGCGATATGGATGAACTTTACCGGCACAAAAAAGGGAAGCCATTTGATTTTCATCATTTCTTCAGTTTTCCTGAACAATATGAGTGTGTATTTGATAAATTCTATGCTTCCACAGACATACTTATTAATGGTATGTTCTGGAGCCCAAAAGCTGACAGGTTATTTCAGCCGGAAGATATAAAAAAGGATAATTTCAATATCCGTATCATCAGTGATATTTCCTGTGATATAAACGGTTCCGTTCCGCTGACAACCAGGGCTACAACAATTGATCAACCTTATTTTGGGGTCAGCAGGAGAAATCTTCAGGAGTGTGAGCCATTCACAAAAGATGAAATCACAATGATGACCATAGATAATCTGCCCAATGAGCTTCCTCGAGATGCATCAGCTATGTTTGCTGAAGTGATGGCAGAGAGAGTTTTACCTTTATTAATCGAACAGCCGGATCATCCTATAATTTACAATGCCACAATTACTGCTGATGGAAAACTTAATAAGCCCTTCAGCTACCTTGCTGATTATGTGGCCGGTTAATAAGCAGCTTTTAGGATTCTCAGAACTGCGTTTTTATCAAGTTGCTTAAATCTTCCGACAGGTCCATATTTAACAATATCTTCAGCCATCCGGCTCAGTTTCTTTTCATCGGCAGCGAAACCGGCCTCACTTAAGCTGGCAGGTATTTTCAGCAATCTGAAAAAATCTGATAAACGCCTGATCCCTTCTCTGGCGGTTCTCAACTTATCGCCATCATGAAATACATGGAAAACATTAACGGCAAAGTCAACAAATTTATCAGCATTTTCAGGAGATAAAACTTCAGTCATCCAGTGCGGGGTGATAATTGCCAGACCTGTTCCGTGCG
This genomic window contains:
- a CDS encoding cysteate synthase, with product KVLSNRRPPYGIYGGLFDALSDTQGKVLLADNTETLEAMRLFEQYEGVDIHPAAGVALASLMKEIKENRLDKKSIIMLNITGGGEKLFMKNHDLYYLKPSLIVESTIEKTKLEEQLKSLW
- a CDS encoding alanine dehydrogenase, whose amino-acid sequence is MIKIGLLKEGKIPPDRRIVLTPHHASALMKKYPDIVVVVVEDNQNRCFTNNEYEHAGVEVVQDISDCDILLGVKEVPVNQLIEGKTYMFFSHTIKKQEHNRRLLQEILKKKIRLIDYECLHDVEGNRLIGFGRFAGIVGAQHALVMWGKYTGRYELKRAIEHHDYNLLIESNNNIDLGKVKIFVTGNGRVSKGAVELLEHAGIKKLTVKEYLAYQGDRPVYCQCDMDELYRHKKGKPFDFHHFFSFPEQYECVFDKFYASTDILINGMFWSPKADRLFQPEDIKKDNFNIRIISDISCDINGSVPLTTRATTIDQPYFGVSRRNLQECEPFTKDEITMMTIDNLPNELPRDASAMFAEVMAERVLPLLIEQPDHPIIYNATITADGKLNKPFSYLADYVAG